The window TAGGCCTCCTCCGGTAATGCTTCGGAATCCACCATGGTGCAGCGGCCTTCCAGGACATTGACCGCAATCATGCCCGCAAAATTGACCACATCCTTGGCCGAGTTGTACGGGGGGGAATAGGCCAGCTCCAGTTCTGCCAGATCATACACCGACATGTTACCGCGCATCGCCGTGGCCACCACATCAATGCGTTTATCCACGCCCTGTTCGCCAACAATCTGCGCTCCAAGGATTTTACCCTGATCATCGAACAGCAGTTTCATGGAAAGGCGCACGGCCCCCGGATAGTAGGAGGCATGATCAAAGGGATGCTGGTAAATCTTTTTGTAAGCTTTGCCTGCCGCTTTCAAGCGACGTTCCGTCCAGCCCACCGACCCGGCGGTCAGACCGAAAATCTTGATGATCGACGTGCCCAGTGATCCCGAATAGGTCGACGGCACACCCAGTATATTCTGCGCCGCAATGCGACCCTGACGATTCGCAGGCCCTGCCAGCGGAACCATGGTCGGTCCGCCAAAGACCGCATCCTTGATTTCCACCACATCCCCCGCCGCATAAATATCCGGGTCGGAAGTACACATGGTATCATCTACGTAAATCCCGCCCCGTTCACCCAGCTTCAAACCCGATGACTTGGCAATCTGTGAATTCGGACGTACGCCCACCGACATCAGGACCATGTCCGCTTCGATCTTTTCGCCGCTCTTCATGCTGACGACCAGCCCGCCGGCCTTTTGCTCGATTTTATTCACGGCCTTTTCCAAGTGCACCTTAACCCCGCGTGTCACCAGTTCTTTCACCAGCGGCTGGGTCATTTCCTGATCCAGTGTAGGCAGAATCTGCGGCAGCATTTCCACTACATCGACTTTTACATCCCGTTCAATCAGATTTTCCGCCGCTTCCAAACCGATAAAGCCCGCACCCACCACAATGGCGCGACGTACTCCGGAATGCACCTTCTCCATGATTTTATCCAAATCAGGAATGGTCCACAGCTGAAAGACACCCGGCAGATCTGTGCCCGGAATAGGCGGAATGAAAGGACTGGAGCCCGTGGCAATAATGATCTTATCGTAGGATTCCTCGTAGGTTTCCCCGGTGGCATGATTCGTCACTTTGACCCGTTTATTTTCGCGATCGATGCCCGTTACATTCTGTTCCGTACGCACCTGAACATTGGTTCGCTGGGTGTACAGTTCCGGCGTCATCACCAGCAGATTGTCGCGATGACGAATCGTCCCGCTCAAATGATAGGGCAATCCACAGTTGGCGAAGGATATATATTTACCCCGCTCAAACAGAATAATCTCCGCCTCTTCACTCAATCGCCGCGCTCTGGCCGCCGCGCTGGCCCCCGCTGCAACACCACCGATCACGATAATTTTCATGTGTGTACTCCTTGTTGTTTAACTAGATAAATATTCAAGCATATGCTTACGAAGACAGGTGATCAACTGAACGAAATCTTTGTTCTTCAGCGAATAATACTTGGTCGTACCATCCCTACGAACCTGCACCAGACTGCGCTCTTCCAGCATACCCAGCTGCTGCGACATCCGGGACTGACTGCAATCCAGTTCATGATACAGTTCCGTTACACTCAGTTCATCTCCGTCCGCCAGACGATTCATAATCGCCAGCCGCAATGGATTCGCCAACGATTTCAAAACTTTTGCGCCCAATTCTAATTCATGTTTATTCATATCATGTCCCTGTTTATTTTCTTTCATGTATATTCTAATATTCTAATATTGCAACGTAAAAATATAACAAATTGGAC of the Spartobacteria bacterium genome contains:
- a CDS encoding pyridine nucleotide-disulfide oxidoreductase, yielding MKIIVIGGVAAGASAAARARRLSEEAEIILFERGKYISFANCGLPYHLSGTIRHRDNLLVMTPELYTQRTNVQVRTEQNVTGIDRENKRVKVTNHATGETYEESYDKIIIATGSSPFIPPIPGTDLPGVFQLWTIPDLDKIMEKVHSGVRRAIVVGAGFIGLEAAENLIERDVKVDVVEMLPQILPTLDQEMTQPLVKELVTRGVKVHLEKAVNKIEQKAGGLVVSMKSGEKIEADMVLMSVGVRPNSQIAKSSGLKLGERGGIYVDDTMCTSDPDIYAAGDVVEIKDAVFGGPTMVPLAGPANRQGRIAAQNILGVPSTYSGSLGTSIIKIFGLTAGSVGWTERRLKAAGKAYKKIYQHPFDHASYYPGAVRLSMKLLFDDQGKILGAQIVGEQGVDKRIDVVATAMRGNMSVYDLAELELAYSPPYNSAKDVVNFAGMIAVNVLEGRCTMVDSEALPEEAYLLDIQEAVEYELRHLEGAVSIPIGELRDRLEELPRDKLIVPYCKVGMRGYIAEQLLKNNGFRAANLNGGWYTWDMYNPQPVVAPKFPVLTPEMEVRKPLTTDLTDKTPDKSIDVTTLQCPGPIVRVKQEMEALSDGQILEVEAPQSFRPDMKAWCHNTGNTVLKCDDTKFGVNAWIMKGLADEALMEAMHAPGVIKKEDTAAIVAFSNDLDKMMAAFIMATGMAAQGTKVTMFFTFWGLSTIRKAEQASAKKDFMGTMFGMMLPRGAAKLTLSKMNMLGMGTLMMKMRMKDKGVTPLPELIGQAREMGVKFIACDMAMNMMGIARDELLDDVDEVAGVAAFAALTRESGSVLFI
- a CDS encoding ArsR family transcriptional regulator, with product MKENKQGHDMNKHELELGAKVLKSLANPLRLAIMNRLADGDELSVTELYHELDCSQSRMSQQLGMLEERSLVQVRRDGTTKYYSLKNKDFVQLITCLRKHMLEYLSS